In Sphingomonas sp., a single window of DNA contains:
- the ubiB gene encoding 2-polyprenylphenol 6-hydroxylase: MTAPAVHLWRLLKWGRILARHGALRGIERDANTPRPVRRVARLARLGARVPEVPAYADAFQAIGPAAIKLGQTLATRPDLVGEAAAHDLLRLQDALPPVPFNIIRERIETSYGRPLSAMFAEVEEAPIGAASIAQVHRAVTTDGRRVAVKVLRPGIESDFARAIDTYEWAAAQLEAYGGEARRLRPRLVIESFKRWTARELDFRREAASASELAEGMTAEPDFMVPQIDWQRTTGKVLTLEWIDGIKLSDRDALVRAGHDMPGLAGKLIKAFLRQAIAEGFFHADMHQGNLFALPDGRIAAIDFGIMGRIDRRARVWLAEILYGLLTGDYKRVAEIHFEAGYVPAHHNVAEFATALRAVGEPMRGLPVKEMSIGGMLDGLFSITRDFDMMTQPHLLLLQKTMVMVEGVARGLDPDINLWEVSAPFVREWIRTELGPEAKVADRLIEDLRTLARLPELVRNIELRFPAPGGAPPEPPLREIQVVRVGGGWRYALVSLVAALAGVAGTLLLK, encoded by the coding sequence ATGACCGCCCCCGCCGTCCATCTCTGGCGCCTGCTCAAATGGGGCCGCATCCTCGCGCGCCACGGCGCGCTGCGCGGCATCGAGCGCGACGCCAACACCCCGCGCCCGGTACGCCGCGTCGCCCGCCTCGCCCGGCTGGGCGCGCGCGTGCCGGAGGTCCCCGCCTATGCGGATGCCTTCCAGGCGATCGGGCCCGCCGCGATCAAGCTTGGCCAGACGCTCGCGACCCGCCCCGATCTCGTGGGCGAGGCCGCCGCGCACGACCTGCTGCGCCTGCAGGACGCGCTGCCCCCCGTGCCCTTCAACATCATCCGCGAGCGGATCGAGACCAGCTATGGCCGCCCGCTCTCCGCGATGTTCGCAGAAGTGGAGGAAGCGCCGATCGGCGCAGCCTCGATCGCGCAGGTCCACCGCGCGGTGACCACCGATGGCCGCCGCGTGGCGGTGAAGGTGCTGCGCCCGGGCATCGAGAGCGACTTCGCGCGCGCGATCGACACCTATGAATGGGCCGCCGCCCAGCTCGAAGCCTATGGCGGCGAGGCACGCCGCCTGCGCCCGCGCCTGGTGATCGAGAGCTTCAAGCGCTGGACCGCGCGCGAGCTCGACTTCCGCCGCGAGGCCGCCTCGGCGTCCGAGCTTGCCGAGGGCATGACCGCCGAGCCGGACTTCATGGTTCCCCAGATCGACTGGCAGCGCACCACCGGCAAGGTGCTGACGCTGGAGTGGATCGACGGCATCAAGCTGAGCGACCGCGACGCACTGGTCCGCGCCGGGCACGACATGCCGGGCCTCGCCGGCAAGCTGATCAAGGCATTCCTGCGCCAGGCGATCGCCGAAGGCTTTTTCCACGCGGACATGCACCAGGGCAATCTGTTCGCCCTGCCCGATGGCCGCATCGCCGCGATCGACTTCGGCATCATGGGCCGGATCGACCGCCGCGCGCGCGTGTGGCTCGCCGAGATCCTCTACGGGCTGCTCACCGGCGACTATAAGCGCGTCGCCGAAATCCATTTCGAGGCGGGCTATGTCCCCGCGCACCACAATGTCGCCGAGTTCGCCACCGCCCTGCGCGCGGTGGGCGAGCCGATGCGCGGGCTGCCGGTGAAGGAAATGTCGATCGGCGGCATGCTCGACGGCCTGTTCTCGATTACCCGCGACTTCGACATGATGACGCAGCCGCATCTGCTGCTGCTGCAGAAGACGATGGTGATGGTGGAAGGCGTCGCGCGCGGGCTCGATCCCGACATCAACCTGTGGGAAGTCTCCGCGCCGTTCGTGCGCGAATGGATCCGCACCGAGCTGGGGCCGGAGGCGAAGGTCGCCGATCGCCTGATCGAGGATCTGCGCACCCTCGCCCGCCTGCCGGAGCTGGTCCGCAACATCGAACTGCGCTTCCCCGCCCCCGGCGGTGCGCCGCCCGAGCCGCCCCTGCGCGAGATCCAGGTCGTGCGCGTCGGCGGCGGCTGGCGCTATGCCCTGGTGAGTCTGGTCGCCGCGCTGGCGGGCGTGGCCGGAACGCTGCTGCTGAAATGA
- the rpsT gene encoding 30S ribosomal protein S20, which yields MANTPQAKKRIRRNDRRAEINGARVGRIRTFVKKVEAALTAGDKAAATEALAAAQPEIARGVAKGVLHKNTAARKFSRLNKRLQALA from the coding sequence ATGGCGAATACGCCGCAAGCGAAGAAGCGCATCCGTCGCAACGACCGCCGCGCCGAGATCAACGGTGCACGCGTCGGCCGCATCCGTACCTTCGTCAAGAAGGTCGAAGCTGCGCTGACCGCCGGCGACAAGGCCGCTGCCACCGAAGCGCTCGCCGCTGCGCAGCCGGAAATCGCACGGGGCGTCGCCAAGGGCGTGCTCCACAAGAACACGGCTGCGCGGAAGTTCTCGCGCCTCAACAAGCGTCTTCAGGCGCTCGCCTAA
- a CDS encoding class I SAM-dependent methyltransferase, with amino-acid sequence MPDTVSFGYEDVAPEDKTRRVGEVFSNVARNYDLMNDAMSGGMHRLWKDRFVRRVKPRAGEHILDMAGGTGDIAFRMAETGAAITVADINPEMLAVGVERAAQRGIDGLVWTEANAETLQFPDRFFDAYTIAFGIRNVTDIPKALREAHRVLKRGGRFFVLEFSTTQWPGFAEIYDAYSHKLVPKLGKLLAQDEDSYRYLIESIRRFPDMPSFERMIAEAGFRQTKVEPLLGGLVAIHSGWKI; translated from the coding sequence ATGCCCGATACCGTCTCCTTCGGTTACGAAGACGTCGCCCCTGAGGACAAGACCCGCCGCGTCGGCGAGGTGTTCTCGAATGTCGCCCGCAACTATGACCTGATGAACGACGCCATGTCGGGCGGCATGCACCGGCTGTGGAAGGACCGCTTCGTCCGCCGGGTGAAGCCGCGCGCGGGCGAGCACATCCTCGACATGGCCGGCGGCACCGGCGACATCGCCTTCCGCATGGCCGAGACCGGCGCCGCGATCACGGTCGCCGACATCAACCCGGAAATGCTCGCCGTCGGCGTCGAGCGCGCCGCCCAGCGCGGCATTGACGGGCTGGTGTGGACCGAGGCCAATGCCGAGACGCTGCAATTCCCCGATCGCTTCTTCGATGCCTATACGATCGCGTTCGGCATCCGCAATGTGACCGACATCCCCAAGGCGCTCCGCGAGGCGCACCGCGTGCTCAAGCGCGGCGGCCGCTTCTTCGTGCTCGAATTCTCGACCACCCAGTGGCCGGGCTTCGCCGAGATCTACGACGCCTATTCGCACAAGTTGGTGCCGAAGCTCGGCAAGCTGCTCGCGCAGGACGAGGACAGCTATCGCTACCTGATCGAATCGATCCGTCGCTTTCCCGACATGCCCAGCTTCGAGCGGATGATCGCCGAAGCGGGCTTCCGGCAGACCAAGGTGGAGCCGCTGCTCGGCGGACTTGTCGCGATCCACAGCGGCTGGAAGATTTGA
- the dnaA gene encoding chromosomal replication initiator protein DnaA codes for MTQVQPLEREEGRDVAKAWAHVRTNLRRSAGQRLFDQWLKPVVLIEGSDSHAVRLGLPSPFLTQWVKNHYGERLLLEFRAVLPNVRSVTLETLQDAEQRVLSAAPTPAPRKETLVEPAERPTFDARFTFNRFVVSTTNRVAFNAARTVAQPGVPMFSPLYLHAGTGQGKTHLMHAIGHAFLEANPGATAIYSTGERFMFEFVQALRNKDTLAFKTRLRSVDLLMIDDLQFIGGKDATQEEFFHTVNEFMSAGKRLVIAADRAPQALEGFEPRLVGRLGAGLVADIKPAELDLRRAIVERKLKDMPAVDMPAEVADLLAARITSNVRELEGALNRLVAYASLSNESITIDFATSVLGEVLRTSQRRITIDEIQRAVSTHFEVKQLDLISARRAVAIARPRQIAMYLAKRLTTRSLPEIGRKFGNRDHSTVIHAVKRIEDLRSKDVEIDGAVRALMRTLEG; via the coding sequence GTGACTCAGGTTCAACCGCTGGAACGTGAGGAAGGCCGCGACGTCGCCAAGGCTTGGGCGCATGTGCGCACCAACCTGCGCCGTTCGGCCGGCCAGCGGCTGTTCGACCAGTGGCTGAAGCCCGTGGTCCTGATCGAGGGTAGCGATTCGCACGCCGTGCGTCTGGGCCTGCCCTCGCCGTTCCTCACCCAGTGGGTGAAGAATCACTATGGCGAGCGGCTGCTGCTCGAGTTTCGCGCGGTGCTGCCGAACGTGCGCAGCGTCACGCTGGAGACGCTGCAGGACGCCGAGCAGCGCGTGCTCAGCGCCGCGCCGACGCCCGCGCCGCGCAAGGAAACCCTGGTCGAGCCGGCTGAGCGTCCCACCTTCGATGCGCGCTTCACCTTCAATCGATTCGTGGTGAGCACCACCAACCGCGTTGCCTTCAACGCCGCGCGCACCGTCGCGCAGCCGGGCGTGCCGATGTTCAGCCCGCTCTATCTTCATGCGGGCACCGGCCAGGGCAAGACGCACCTGATGCACGCGATCGGCCACGCCTTTCTCGAGGCGAATCCCGGCGCGACCGCGATCTACTCCACCGGCGAGCGCTTCATGTTCGAGTTCGTGCAGGCGCTGCGCAACAAGGACACGCTGGCGTTCAAGACCCGGCTGCGCTCGGTCGATCTGCTGATGATCGACGATCTTCAGTTCATCGGCGGCAAGGACGCGACCCAGGAAGAATTCTTCCACACGGTCAACGAGTTCATGAGCGCCGGCAAGCGACTGGTGATCGCCGCCGACCGCGCGCCCCAGGCGCTGGAAGGCTTCGAGCCGCGCCTGGTCGGCCGTCTCGGCGCCGGGCTGGTGGCGGACATCAAGCCTGCCGAGCTGGACCTTCGCCGCGCGATCGTCGAGCGCAAGCTGAAGGACATGCCGGCGGTCGACATGCCCGCCGAGGTTGCCGACCTGCTTGCCGCACGGATCACCAGCAACGTTCGCGAGCTCGAAGGCGCGCTGAACCGCCTCGTCGCCTATGCCAGCCTGTCGAACGAATCGATCACCATCGACTTCGCGACCAGCGTGCTCGGCGAAGTGCTGCGCACCAGCCAGCGGCGCATCACGATCGACGAGATCCAGCGCGCGGTCTCGACGCATTTCGAAGTAAAGCAGCTCGACCTGATCTCGGCGCGCCGCGCGGTGGCGATCGCCCGCCCGCGCCAGATCGCGATGTATCTCGCCAAGCGGCTGACCACGCGCTCGCTGCCCGAGATCGGCCGCAAGTTCGGCAACCGGGATCACTCGACGGTGATCCATGCGGTCAAGCGAATCGAGGATCTGCGCAGCAAGGACGTCGAGATCGACGGCGCGGTTCGCGCGCTGATGCGCACCCTGGAGGGGTGA
- the mutM gene encoding bifunctional DNA-formamidopyrimidine glycosylase/DNA-(apurinic or apyrimidinic site) lyase has protein sequence MPELPEVETTVRGLAPVLEGQRIERVLLNRADLRRPFPVDLGQRLTGATVTGLARRAKYGLIYTDRADTLVFHLGMSGRWRIDPADLGKHDHVVIETARHRLALNDPRRFGSMDLVPTAELEAWPAFKALGPEPLGPDFTAAHLVAAFADRIAPVKALLLDQRIVAGLGNIYVCEALFLAGIAPTKPAGAIGRAKLEKLVEAVPEVLQAAIRAGGSTLRDYARPDGELGYFAKEWRVYGREGEPCSCGRLVQRRVDSGRSTFHCAKCQR, from the coding sequence ATGCCTGAGCTTCCCGAAGTAGAAACCACCGTTCGCGGCCTGGCCCCCGTGCTGGAGGGGCAGCGGATCGAGCGCGTGCTGCTGAACCGTGCGGACCTGCGCCGGCCATTCCCGGTCGATCTCGGCCAGCGGCTGACCGGGGCGACCGTCACCGGCCTCGCCCGCCGGGCGAAATATGGCCTTATATATACCGACCGCGCGGACACGCTGGTGTTCCACCTTGGCATGTCCGGCCGCTGGCGGATCGATCCGGCGGATCTGGGCAAGCACGACCATGTCGTGATCGAGACCGCGCGGCACCGGCTGGCGCTCAACGACCCCCGGCGATTCGGCTCCATGGACCTGGTGCCGACCGCCGAGCTGGAAGCGTGGCCTGCGTTCAAGGCACTGGGGCCGGAGCCGCTGGGGCCGGACTTCACCGCCGCGCACCTCGTGGCAGCCTTCGCGGACCGAATCGCCCCCGTAAAGGCGCTGCTGCTCGATCAGCGAATCGTCGCGGGCCTCGGCAATATCTATGTGTGCGAGGCGCTGTTCCTCGCCGGCATAGCGCCCACCAAGCCGGCGGGGGCGATCGGGCGAGCCAAGCTGGAGAAACTGGTCGAGGCGGTGCCCGAGGTGCTGCAGGCGGCGATTCGTGCCGGCGGCTCCACCTTGCGTGATTATGCCCGACCCGACGGCGAACTCGGCTATTTCGCCAAGGAGTGGCGCGTCTATGGGCGGGAAGGGGAGCCCTGCAGTTGCGGCCGTCTCGTGCAGCGTCGCGTGGATTCGGGGCGCTCCACCTTCCATTGTGCAAAATGCCAGCGCTGA